A stretch of the Methanosphaera sp. genome encodes the following:
- a CDS encoding MGMT family protein: MGSLRYILFETLIGEIAVVWRSSDEILKQVILPDIETGRYNYAKNNYSGLLYESDPSDYIQDVIEAIKDIILGADVKFSLDQMDFTELTDFQRLVLEKQFEIPHAKVTTYKDLAKLIGHDKSARPVANALAANPFPLIIPCHRTLRSDWKIGGYCGTNDGRFKKLILENEGVEFQNNVAKRKYHYPKQ; this comes from the coding sequence TTGGGTTCACTTAGATATATATTATTTGAAACATTAATAGGAGAAATAGCAGTAGTATGGAGAAGTTCTGATGAAATACTAAAACAGGTAATTCTACCAGATATTGAAACTGGAAGATATAATTATGCAAAAAATAATTATAGTGGACTGTTATATGAATCAGATCCAAGTGACTATATACAAGATGTAATTGAAGCAATAAAAGATATAATACTTGGAGCAGATGTAAAATTTAGTCTTGACCAGATGGACTTTACAGAGCTAACAGACTTCCAAAGACTAGTTTTAGAAAAACAATTTGAAATACCACATGCAAAAGTTACAACATATAAAGATCTTGCAAAACTTATAGGACATGATAAAAGTGCAAGACCTGTAGCTAATGCTTTAGCTGCAAATCCATTTCCTCTAATAATACCATGTCATAGAACATTAAGATCAGACTGGAAGATAGGAGGATATTGTGGAACAAACGATGGAAGATTTAAGAAATTAATACTTGAAAATGAAGGTGTTGAATTTCAAAATAATGTAGCAAAAAGAAAGTATCATTACCCAAAACAATGA
- the fhcD gene encoding formylmethanofuran--tetrahydromethanopterin N-formyltransferase, with protein sequence MTKTIVDDTYAEAFSTKAAHLLITAQTKELAHIAAVEATGYATSFIGCSAEAGIDRFMSEDETPDNRPGYSIIICQNKTKQLEDELLNRIGQCVLTAPTTAVFNLIDDSDKTTNLGFKLSFFADGYQSKDELYNKDIYRIPVMSGDFIIEESFGIVEAVAGGNLFIMAKTQDAALRAAQKAVEAIGNVEGTITPFPGGIVASGSKVGSNKYDFMDATTNEKYCPTLKDKVETQLPDDVEGVYEIVFDALTFDAIKQATSDAIDAIMEVEDVVKISAGNYGGNLGKYKINLIDE encoded by the coding sequence ATGACAAAAACAATAGTAGATGACACATATGCAGAAGCATTTTCAACAAAAGCTGCACATCTTCTAATAACAGCTCAAACAAAAGAACTTGCACATATTGCAGCTGTAGAAGCAACAGGATATGCAACATCATTTATTGGATGTTCAGCAGAAGCAGGAATTGACAGATTCATGTCAGAAGATGAAACACCAGATAACAGACCTGGATATTCAATTATTATCTGTCAAAATAAGACAAAACAACTTGAAGATGAACTACTTAACAGAATTGGTCAATGTGTACTAACAGCACCAACAACAGCTGTATTTAATCTTATTGATGATTCAGATAAAACAACAAATCTTGGATTTAAGTTATCATTCTTTGCTGATGGATATCAAAGTAAAGATGAATTATATAACAAAGACATCTATAGAATTCCTGTAATGTCAGGTGACTTTATAATTGAAGAATCATTTGGAATTGTTGAAGCTGTAGCTGGTGGAAATCTTTTCATCATGGCAAAAACACAAGATGCAGCACTCAGGGCTGCACAAAAAGCAGTAGAAGCAATTGGTAATGTTGAAGGTACAATCACACCATTTCCGGGAGGAATTGTAGCATCAGGATCAAAAGTAGGATCAAATAAGTATGACTTTATGGATGCAACAACAAATGAAAAATACTGTCCAACACTAAAAGATAAAGTAGAAACACAACTACCAGATGATGTAGAAGGAGTTTATGAAATAGTATTTGATGCACTTACATTTGATGCAATAAAACAGGCAACAAGTGATGCTATCGATGCAATTATGGAAGTTGAAGATGTTGTAAAAATTTCAGCAGGAAACTATGGTGGAAATCTAGGAAAATATAAAATAAATCTTATAGATGAATAA
- a CDS encoding pro-sigmaK processing inhibitor BofA family protein, with translation MFDTIFSLVIIFLIAAVVIRFLQQYGGVIVKIITHLITGWIFLFIINLLPGIYVPVNIITMSISGFGGVLGVVLLVLISLVI, from the coding sequence ATGTTTGATACAATATTTAGTCTTGTTATTATATTTCTAATAGCAGCTGTTGTAATTAGGTTTCTCCAGCAATATGGTGGTGTGATTGTTAAAATTATCACTCATCTTATTACAGGGTGGATATTTCTTTTTATTATCAATCTTCTGCCTGGAATTTATGTTCCAGTTAACATAATTACAATGTCAATATCAGGATTTGGAGGAGTTCTAGGAGTTGTACTTCTAGTTCTTATATCACTTGTAATATAA
- a CDS encoding GNAT family N-acetyltransferase produces the protein MYFRKLKNTDDIDEIAEWIYSTEEFLCNILFKDKIQSITALGRLIQSQHINPYHKSFITLICDDETDQPMGVSVSFKGSQISSKETYKAFVETSCSNTFLIMGGLIGCEFFASKIGTKDYYIGNLYVDEKHRHKHLGSKLVNKEKANASYLNCENVLLDVEYDKSYLLDFYGKLGFVEDSKNYHEVMGKTYGCYGLKYSLRD, from the coding sequence ATGTACTTTAGAAAACTAAAAAATACAGATGATATCGATGAAATAGCAGAATGGATCTATTCAACAGAAGAATTTCTATGTAACATACTCTTTAAAGATAAAATACAGTCAATAACAGCACTAGGACGTTTAATTCAAAGCCAGCATATAAATCCATACCATAAAAGCTTCATAACATTAATATGTGACGATGAAACAGATCAGCCAATGGGTGTAAGTGTATCATTTAAAGGATCACAAATTTCATCAAAAGAAACTTACAAGGCATTTGTTGAAACATCATGTTCAAATACATTTCTTATAATGGGAGGACTAATAGGATGTGAATTTTTTGCATCAAAAATAGGAACAAAAGACTACTATATAGGAAATTTATATGTTGATGAAAAACACAGACATAAACACCTTGGATCAAAACTAGTAAATAAGGAAAAAGCAAATGCATCATATCTTAACTGTGAAAATGTACTTCTTGATGTAGAATATGATAAATCCTATCTTCTAGATTTCTATGGAAAGCTAGGCTTTGTTGAAGATAGTAAAAATTATCATGAAGTAATGGGAAAAACATATGGATGCTATGGACTAAAATACTCACTAAGAGATTAA
- a CDS encoding DNA cytosine methyltransferase, translated as MSDNYTVVSLFCGAGGMDLGFKQAGFNILWANDFDEDATITYKNNIGNHVVLGDICQIDSGEIPNNPDVIIGGFPCQGFSVANTKRNMDDERNFLYKEMLRIIDDKKPKIFVAENVKGLLSMEKGKVIDMIVKDFEKIGYSVNYEVLNSVDYGVPQTRQRVIIIGNRIGVDNIYPDKTHFLKDKKQQTLISSNNGLKPYVTTKEAIGFLSDVKITNNELLVGGREIHNHIASTNVSDKFWARKHDVDQAQICDYLRGWRDSSEWTTKKIDEHFGYKHTAGHWFRKDNNSGSIPNPDDWWELKRILNFDDKYDKQVTELIEKEIVFEQSLRITNWDKPSDTITATSPEIHVNKKRRLSVRECAILQTFPDDFIFYGSLSSMYRQVGNAVPVLLAKKIGECVIKMLNQYVGD; from the coding sequence ATGAGTGATAATTATACTGTAGTTTCTTTGTTTTGTGGTGCTGGAGGAATGGATTTAGGATTTAAACAAGCTGGTTTTAATATTTTATGGGCAAATGATTTTGATGAAGATGCTACTATTACATATAAGAATAATATTGGGAATCATGTAGTCTTAGGGGATATATGTCAAATTGATAGTGGTGAAATTCCGAATAATCCTGATGTTATAATTGGAGGATTTCCATGTCAAGGGTTTTCAGTAGCTAACACTAAGCGAAATATGGATGATGAGCGAAATTTTTTATATAAAGAAATGCTTAGAATTATTGATGATAAGAAACCTAAAATATTTGTTGCCGAAAATGTTAAAGGACTTCTTTCAATGGAAAAAGGCAAAGTTATTGATATGATTGTCAAAGATTTCGAAAAAATTGGTTATTCTGTTAATTATGAAGTTCTTAATTCAGTTGATTATGGTGTTCCTCAAACAAGACAAAGAGTTATTATTATTGGTAATCGAATTGGTGTAGATAATATTTATCCAGATAAAACTCATTTCTTAAAAGATAAAAAACAACAAACTTTAATTAGTTCTAATAATGGATTAAAACCTTATGTAACTACTAAAGAAGCTATTGGATTTTTGAGTGATGTTAAAATTACTAATAATGAGCTTTTGGTTGGGGGTAGAGAAATTCACAATCATATTGCTTCAACTAATGTTTCAGATAAATTTTGGGCTAGAAAACATGATGTAGACCAAGCACAAATTTGTGATTATCTTAGGGGTTGGAGAGATTCATCAGAATGGACTACCAAGAAAATTGATGAACATTTTGGTTATAAACATACTGCTGGGCATTGGTTTAGAAAAGATAATAATTCTGGTTCAATTCCAAATCCCGATGATTGGTGGGAACTTAAAAGGATACTAAATTTTGATGACAAATATGATAAACAAGTCACTGAACTTATAGAAAAGGAAATTGTTTTTGAACAATCTTTAAGAATTACTAATTGGGATAAGCCTAGTGATACTATTACAGCTACAAGTCCAGAGATTCATGTAAATAAAAAAAGAAGATTGTCTGTTAGAGAATGTGCTATTCTACAAACTTTTCCAGATGATTTTATTTTTTATGGAAGTTTAAGTTCAATGTATAGGCAGGTAGGAAATGCCGTACCAGTTTTACTTGCAAAAAAAATAGGAGAATGTGTTATTAAAATGTTAAACCAATATGTTGGTGATTAA
- a CDS encoding NAD(P)H-hydrate dehydratase yields the protein MKDILTPTQMRAVDENTQYNHLPTIALMENAGAQIANYIIANYPDKKRVSIYAGVGGNGGDGFVVARHLLNHNYKVRLFFLSKPENIKNQDTYTNWQVIDVISKTDKNLKLFKITDSSQLKPDNSDIIVDAILGTGINSKLRQPVSAAVDVINYSPAIVISVDVPSGLNPEDGSMADKQVIPHTTLTLHKMKTGLDVADTSKTGSIEVLDIGIPKASQLYTGSGDLLKIEKSKRDSHKNDNGSILIVGSNPDYIGAVVFAANAALSQHIDLVYIIAPEKSAQIIKQYNPSFIVRSTPGDILTPDAFNLINELVDKVDAILLGSGAGVDMKTGELFTQIIKSTQKPVVLDADALKVVDVEDARCENITITPHVREFETFFDVKLPKDFDEKVEQVRKLSCEYDITILLKGVVDIIATNDDFKLNSTGNSGMTMGGTGDVLAGLMTALITKTPTPYDAAYIAAYLLGSAADKAKKEYGDNYQMDDIFKFLK from the coding sequence ATGAAAGACATACTAACACCAACACAGATGAGAGCTGTAGATGAAAATACACAATACAATCACCTTCCAACAATAGCATTAATGGAAAATGCAGGAGCACAAATTGCAAATTATATTATAGCAAACTATCCTGATAAAAAAAGAGTATCAATCTATGCAGGAGTAGGAGGAAATGGAGGAGATGGATTTGTAGTAGCACGACATCTTCTAAATCATAACTACAAAGTACGCCTATTTTTCCTATCAAAGCCTGAAAATATAAAAAATCAGGACACATATACAAACTGGCAGGTAATAGATGTAATATCAAAAACAGATAAAAACTTAAAACTATTTAAGATAACAGATTCATCACAACTAAAACCTGACAACTCAGATATAATAGTAGATGCAATTCTTGGAACAGGAATAAATTCAAAACTAAGACAGCCAGTATCAGCAGCAGTAGATGTTATAAACTATTCACCAGCAATAGTAATATCTGTTGATGTACCATCAGGACTAAATCCAGAAGATGGCTCAATGGCAGATAAACAAGTAATACCACACACAACACTAACACTACACAAGATGAAAACAGGACTAGATGTGGCAGATACATCAAAAACAGGAAGTATCGAAGTGTTAGATATTGGAATTCCAAAAGCATCACAACTATATACAGGAAGTGGAGATCTACTAAAAATAGAAAAATCAAAAAGAGATTCTCATAAAAATGATAATGGATCAATACTAATTGTAGGATCAAATCCAGACTATATTGGAGCTGTAGTATTTGCAGCAAATGCAGCACTATCACAACACATCGACCTTGTATATATTATAGCACCAGAAAAATCAGCACAGATAATAAAACAATACAATCCAAGCTTTATTGTAAGATCAACACCTGGTGATATACTAACACCTGATGCATTTAATTTAATTAATGAGTTAGTAGATAAAGTAGATGCAATACTACTAGGATCAGGTGCAGGAGTTGATATGAAAACTGGTGAATTATTTACACAGATCATAAAGTCAACACAAAAACCAGTAGTACTTGATGCTGATGCACTAAAAGTTGTAGATGTAGAAGATGCAAGATGTGAAAATATTACAATAACACCACATGTACGTGAATTTGAAACATTTTTTGATGTAAAACTTCCAAAAGACTTTGATGAAAAAGTAGAACAAGTTAGAAAACTATCATGTGAATATGATATAACAATACTTCTTAAGGGAGTTGTTGATATAATAGCAACAAATGATGATTTTAAACTTAATTCTACAGGAAATAGTGGTATGACAATGGGTGGTACAGGTGATGTGCTTGCAGGACTTATGACAGCATTAATTACAAAAACACCAACACCATACGATGCAGCATACATAGCAGCATATCTCCTGGGAAGTGCTGCAGATAAGGCAAAAAAGGAATATGGTGACAACTACCAGATGGATGATATATTTAAATTCCTAAAATAA
- a CDS encoding TrkA family potassium uptake protein: MKNIIIIGGGRVGNRLIIRLRKNSDYNITIVDSNQQRLEQMKKYSDVEIVKGNATNKKVLLKAGIENADIVVAATSTDEVNLLISVIAQECGVEKVVARTENPSHIKMFKKLGLNEVVSPELATCMDIQRRIIRPNTIELPTKGKEDYEIINIPIISKRLIGKKIGEISPAENFIIIQYYQRETDRELIATNDIVLQKGDIATILLKKSDFKKVKKFFNKTGLIGFI; the protein is encoded by the coding sequence ATGAAAAATATTATAATAATAGGTGGAGGTCGTGTAGGTAATCGTCTGATCATACGTCTTAGAAAAAATAGTGACTATAACATCACAATAGTTGACAGTAACCAGCAAAGACTTGAACAAATGAAGAAATATAGTGATGTTGAAATTGTTAAAGGTAATGCTACAAATAAGAAAGTTCTACTAAAGGCAGGAATTGAGAATGCTGATATTGTTGTTGCAGCAACAAGTACAGATGAGGTAAATCTACTAATAAGTGTTATTGCCCAGGAATGTGGTGTTGAAAAGGTTGTTGCTAGAACTGAAAATCCATCACATATTAAGATGTTTAAAAAATTAGGATTAAATGAGGTGGTAAGTCCTGAACTTGCAACATGTATGGATATTCAAAGACGAATTATAAGACCAAATACTATTGAACTTCCAACAAAGGGAAAAGAAGACTATGAAATTATTAACATACCTATTATTTCAAAAAGATTAATTGGAAAAAAAATAGGTGAAATAAGTCCTGCTGAAAACTTTATAATAATACAATACTACCAGAGAGAAACTGACCGTGAACTTATTGCAACAAACGATATTGTTCTCCAAAAGGGTGATATTGCAACGATTCTTCTTAAAAAAAGTGACTTTAAAAAGGTTAAGAAGTTCTTTAATAAAACAGGTCTTATAGGCTTTATATAA
- a CDS encoding UPF0104 family protein: MNYKKIFALFMVGVVILLAMIGFIGPDEIVLALKSANMKYVLIAVLIQIFLLVLWAVRWSIISKSLDIKHRKLPLFAMTLLGLTVNEITPSGRAGGEPVRAYLLGKESGEPFKKTFASVMGDKIFDTFPFAILAVVALLYLIFTIKLSESITATLIGILIIFIALLAIIIYACINENFANRIIRGIFSIGRRLFSRNLDVYEKRVLDAVGEFQENLRLLMADRNVFIASCVISFLSWFLELVRVYFVFLAFGTEVSLGMIASVFLVSTLVGMIPTLPGGVGAIDGVMILIYSVAGISPFVSTASTLIERLISFWFVAILGLLTLPYFGTKVLDEVNFGDEEK, translated from the coding sequence ATGAATTATAAAAAAATATTTGCCTTATTTATGGTTGGAGTGGTAATACTACTTGCAATGATAGGATTTATAGGTCCAGATGAGATAGTATTAGCATTAAAGTCAGCTAATATGAAGTATGTACTTATTGCTGTTTTAATTCAAATTTTTTTATTAGTATTATGGGCAGTACGTTGGAGTATTATATCAAAAAGTCTTGATATTAAACATAGAAAACTACCACTTTTTGCTATGACACTTCTTGGTCTTACAGTAAATGAAATAACACCAAGTGGACGTGCTGGTGGAGAACCAGTAAGAGCATATCTTCTTGGTAAAGAAAGTGGAGAACCATTTAAGAAGACTTTTGCATCAGTAATGGGAGATAAGATATTTGACACATTTCCATTTGCAATACTTGCAGTAGTTGCACTGTTATATCTTATATTTACAATAAAATTAAGTGAATCAATTACAGCAACACTTATTGGAATTCTTATAATCTTTATAGCACTTCTTGCAATTATTATCTATGCATGTATAAATGAAAACTTTGCAAATAGAATAATACGAGGAATATTTTCAATAGGACGCAGATTATTTTCACGTAATCTTGATGTTTATGAAAAAAGAGTTCTTGATGCTGTTGGTGAATTTCAGGAAAATCTACGTTTATTAATGGCAGATCGTAATGTATTTATTGCATCATGTGTTATATCATTCCTTTCATGGTTTTTAGAACTTGTACGTGTTTACTTTGTATTTCTTGCATTTGGAACAGAAGTATCTCTTGGTATGATAGCTTCAGTATTTTTAGTATCAACACTTGTAGGTATGATACCAACACTTCCTGGTGGAGTAGGTGCAATTGATGGTGTGATGATTCTTATTTATTCAGTTGCAGGAATTTCACCATTTGTAAGTACAGCATCAACACTTATTGAAAGATTAATTTCATTCTGGTTTGTTGCAATACTTGGACTTCTTACACTTCCATACTTTGGAACAAAAGTACTTGATGAGGTAAACTTTGGAGATGAAGAAAAATAA
- a CDS encoding GNAT family N-acetyltransferase — MGMYFRNFKNTDDVDKIAGWIYETDEIEFNYLFSNDEIRAKTALGRLIRSDHINPYHRNFIMVAADDRTDEIMGVAIAYKGSQVSLKEKYRALIKTECTDNISIAGYFMIGELFTLAIDDEDYYLGNLYVDEKYRHMHLGSKLVNKVKENAKLLNCNNITLDVVYNKPYLLKFYEKLDFIEDGMNYHKILSKEYGCYAMKHPLK, encoded by the coding sequence ATGGGAATGTATTTTCGAAACTTTAAAAATACAGATGATGTAGATAAAATTGCAGGTTGGATCTATGAAACAGATGAAATAGAATTTAATTATCTTTTCTCAAACGATGAAATCAGGGCAAAAACAGCACTTGGACGTTTAATTAGAAGTGATCATATAAATCCATATCATAGAAACTTTATAATGGTTGCAGCAGATGATAGGACAGATGAAATAATGGGTGTTGCAATAGCATATAAGGGCTCACAGGTATCATTAAAGGAGAAATACAGGGCATTAATTAAGACGGAATGTACAGATAATATTTCAATTGCAGGATATTTTATGATAGGAGAACTATTTACACTTGCAATAGATGATGAAGACTACTACCTTGGAAATTTATATGTAGATGAAAAATACAGACATATGCATCTTGGATCAAAACTAGTAAATAAGGTAAAAGAAAATGCAAAACTACTAAATTGTAACAATATCACACTTGATGTAGTCTACAATAAGCCATATCTATTAAAGTTCTATGAAAAGCTTGACTTTATTGAAGATGGAATGAATTATCATAAAATACTATCAAAAGAATATGGATGTTATGCAATGAAACATCCACTAAAATAG
- a CDS encoding DNA-directed DNA polymerase, whose product MQKKSLVVNDIDYVTENEKPVIRLFGKDPQTDETIMAVDKNFKPYMYILPYDMDECISDLKEMELENIEIEEKIDIGCSVEFIKLILTHPQDVPKLRDQIRNLSSVSQIREYDIPFYRRYLIDKQIKPTNIIEVEGRDVEIADCEDKLEDVCVFEILKDPIDTGRSPQKTKILSFDIEVYNAEGMPTPEKDPIIMMSLASNDGFMKVLSTKDSDKEYVEMLKTEEDMLRRFCEVIKEQNPDMLVGYNSDNFDLPYIKKRADKLKIKLDLGVDNSSIKFINRGMASAGVIRGYVHVDLYPLVRRNMNLDHYTLERVYEELFDKVKIDVEGDKIFEYWDSDDERLEELFAYSMDDAKSTVDIAVKLTPLTVAQSKLVGQPLFDISRMTTGQMVEWYLICCAYEKNNIIPNKPNNMEYSERRGDNKVAGGYVKEPEKGLFEHLAYLDFKSLYPSIIISKNISPDTITDGEGLSEDEYYTCSENGFKFLKEPAGFIPSIIGDILDERQKIKKLMKQTTKPEDYKAYDFEQQGLKRLANSMYGAYGYSRFRWYKKECAAAITAWGREYIQDAMKKAEEYGFKPVYADTDGFYATYMGKLDDE is encoded by the coding sequence ATGCAGAAAAAGAGCCTTGTTGTTAATGATATTGATTATGTAACAGAAAATGAAAAACCTGTTATTCGATTGTTTGGAAAAGATCCACAGACTGATGAAACTATTATGGCAGTTGATAAGAATTTTAAGCCATACATGTATATTCTACCATATGATATGGATGAATGTATCAGTGATCTTAAGGAGATGGAACTTGAAAATATTGAAATTGAAGAAAAAATTGATATTGGATGTAGTGTAGAATTTATTAAACTTATCCTCACCCATCCACAAGATGTTCCTAAGCTTCGTGATCAGATACGTAATCTTAGTAGTGTTTCACAAATTAGGGAATATGACATACCATTTTATAGACGTTATCTTATTGATAAACAAATAAAGCCTACAAATATTATTGAAGTTGAAGGAAGAGATGTTGAAATAGCAGATTGTGAAGATAAGCTTGAGGATGTATGTGTATTTGAAATACTTAAAGATCCTATTGATACAGGACGATCTCCACAGAAAACTAAGATTTTAAGTTTTGATATTGAAGTTTATAATGCAGAAGGCATGCCTACACCTGAAAAAGATCCTATTATAATGATGAGTCTTGCATCAAATGATGGATTTATGAAGGTTCTTTCAACTAAAGATTCAGATAAAGAGTATGTTGAAATGCTAAAAACAGAAGAAGATATGCTTAGACGTTTTTGTGAGGTTATAAAAGAGCAAAATCCTGATATGCTTGTTGGATATAATTCTGATAATTTTGATCTTCCATACATTAAAAAACGTGCAGATAAGCTTAAAATTAAACTTGATCTTGGTGTTGATAATAGTTCTATTAAGTTTATTAATCGTGGTATGGCATCAGCTGGTGTGATTCGTGGATATGTTCATGTTGATTTATATCCTCTTGTTCGTCGTAATATGAATCTTGACCATTATACTCTTGAACGTGTTTATGAGGAGTTGTTTGATAAGGTTAAAATTGATGTTGAAGGAGATAAGATCTTTGAATACTGGGATAGTGATGATGAACGCCTTGAGGAGTTGTTTGCATATTCAATGGATGATGCAAAGTCTACTGTTGATATTGCAGTGAAACTTACACCTCTTACTGTTGCTCAGAGTAAACTTGTAGGTCAGCCTCTTTTTGATATTTCACGTATGACAACAGGCCAGATGGTTGAATGGTATCTTATCTGCTGTGCATATGAAAAAAATAATATTATTCCTAATAAGCCTAATAATATGGAGTATTCAGAACGTAGGGGTGATAATAAGGTTGCAGGTGGTTATGTTAAAGAGCCTGAGAAGGGTTTATTTGAACATCTTGCATATCTTGACTTTAAGAGTCTTTATCCTTCTATTATTATTTCAAAAAATATTTCACCAGATACAATTACTGATGGTGAAGGTCTTAGTGAGGATGAATATTATACATGTAGTGAAAATGGTTTTAAGTTTCTTAAGGAGCCTGCAGGTTTTATTCCATCAATTATTGGTGATATTCTCGATGAAAGACAGAAGATTAAAAAGCTTATGAAGCAAACAACTAAGCCTGAAGATTATAAGGCTTATGATTTTGAACAACAGGGACTTAAAAGACTTGCAAATTCCATGTATGGTGCATATGGATATTCAAGATTCCGTTGGTATAAAAAGGAGTGTGCTGCAGCTATCACTGCATGGGGTCGTGAATATATTCAGGATGCAATGAAAAAAGCTGAGGAATATGGATTTAAGCCTGTTTATGCTGATACTGATGGATTTTATGCTACATATATGGGTAAGTTAGATGATGAATAA
- a CDS encoding MBL fold metallo-hydrolase: MEKVENIGIILGKQRDSNAYIIDDILIDPGSGENINYLVESIEDSGMSMDDINKIVNTHCHFDHIGADKYLQDTYGYEIYMHPLDKQTVLSKDADATVASSFGCEVPDLEIKDLNEDDMIGDFKVIHTPGHTHGGICLYDGENLISGDTLFSGGNFGRTDLPTGSIDDMKKSILKLSELDIDRLYPGHGAYAISAVREQIELTVMIASRL; the protein is encoded by the coding sequence ATGGAAAAAGTTGAAAATATTGGAATAATACTAGGAAAACAAAGAGATTCAAATGCATACATTATAGATGATATACTAATAGATCCTGGAAGTGGAGAAAATATCAACTACTTAGTTGAATCTATAGAAGACTCAGGTATGAGTATGGATGATATAAATAAGATTGTAAATACACACTGCCATTTTGATCATATTGGTGCTGATAAATATCTTCAAGATACATATGGATATGAAATCTACATGCATCCACTAGATAAACAAACAGTACTATCAAAAGATGCAGATGCTACTGTTGCATCATCATTTGGATGTGAAGTACCAGATCTTGAAATTAAAGATCTAAATGAAGATGACATGATTGGAGATTTTAAGGTAATTCACACACCAGGACATACACATGGTGGAATCTGTCTTTATGATGGAGAAAACCTAATAAGTGGAGATACACTCTTTAGTGGTGGAAACTTTGGAAGAACAGATCTGCCAACAGGAAGTATTGATGATATGAAAAAGTCAATTCTTAAATTATCAGAACTTGACATAGATAGATTATATCCAGGACATGGAGCATATGCAATATCTGCTGTTCGTGAACAAATAGAACTTACAGTAATGATAGCATCAAGATTATAG